Within the Scleropages formosus chromosome 8, fSclFor1.1, whole genome shotgun sequence genome, the region TGCATCAAATGGTCAATGAACACCAGTCTCCCACACTGCTGCTCTGGCAATTCCAAGAACTTTTGCAGCAAAATGACCAACTCACATTACACAAAACATAGTATCAGTCATCATAAGACACTGTCACACCTTTGTTTACTTTGAACGGTATGTCGATTTGAAGAAAACTCAACTGCATAAATGGCTTTGCAACTCAAACACACATCACCTGCTTCTTCTGCCTCATGATCTCCAGTTTGTGAGCCAGCTGAATCTGGCGCTGGCGCTCAGCCTCCTCCGCGGCCTGCCTCAGTTTCTCACGGTGTTCATCCCGGAGAGCGTTCAGGGCTGCCCGTGCATCTCGCACCTGGGCCAGCTTGTCCTGAAGGCCCTCGTAGTATACTGACAATAAGGAAAGACAGGCAGACTCAGTGCGAGAAGACATCATGCACAAGACACACAGTACATAGAAAATGTTTATACAGTGTGATGACTGAGGACCCTAAAGCAAGCATTCAGGGAGGTTGTTTTATAGGGGAGTGTAAAAGGTGGCTCAAACTAAATGTGTACAGAAACCTGAGGCAAGGGCATAAAGGTGTGCAGAGGCCTTTCTTCCACTCACGTCTTTTCTCGTCTAGCTGGTTGAGCAGCTCTAGGAGCTGCGGGTGCATGCTATTGATAGACTGGAAAAGCGAGAGTACAGCGCTGTCGTTGGTGATGCTGCGGCCACGCATGTGGTTACTCTTCATACGGTTCAGGAAGGTGGTGACAGCATTCTGCAGAGCCTTCAAGAACTGCTCGTGGTTCTCCTCTGACTCGCCATTCTGGTACTGCTGCTAGGGGGTGCAGAGGGGATCAGGAAAGTGGAAGGGATCACAAAGTGATGGACACATACAGGTAGGCAAAACTGTCAAGAGGATAACATACCTCCACAATGCTGACTGGTTGCACTGGAAGGTGACTTTCAACAGGCTGGCTGATTGGCAAGGGCTCAGCCACTGACACTGGGGCAGGAGCAGAGGGGGTTGGGCTTTTGCAAACCTCCTCTTGCTTCTTCTCCCAGTAAGTCCTGTTCAGGTATCGTGCCAACTGGGTAGACACAATGCCTTGGCATTAAATTCCAGACATCCTGTAACAGTGTACTGTATGACAAAAACCCCACCCTTACAAAGTGATAGACTAGTGCTCCACAGACTCTTCTCACCTCTGGATCTACATCCTCAGCTGATGGGGCAGAAGAGGTCTGCAAGGAACCAACAAGAAGGTCAGTTTGTTCAGCATGGAGAAAAACTACATCCAGAGCCATTTTATAATGTAGAGACACAGTGAAACCTGGCCTGGCTAAAATAATGGGTGGGCTAGTTTCTTACCACTGAAGAGGAGTAGAGGGTGCTGGCTGGGGGTGCTGAACTCACTGGGGTGGGTTCTGCCTTGGGGTATGCCCCATATGAGGTCTTCTGTCTctgtaaatacaaattaattgtttttatagaaattcAATACTGTCCTTCTATATGTACCTACTTTGTATGcaaatgcattatatttttatatcctCTTCAGGAATCTGACTGGAAAATGCCTCACCATCCTCTCCTTTTCTTCAGCCTCACTCTGTGACAAGGCAATAGCTAGCTggagctcctcttcctcttgcaGTGCTGCCTCATCCCGCTTGGGGGGCATCTGTGGGGAAGGAGACCAGCCCACtcatttttcatgcattattACCTCTATAATTTCTGCATAAAATCCATCACAATGCTCACatactcattaaaaaaaactacactacCCACTAAGCACCTGGTACAACTGGAGGAATGTGATTTGTAAAGCTAACTTCCACCAACCCCTCACCTGAGACTGCTGGGACAGCGGGCTGGTCAGGTACTCAGGAGGGAGttcacttggacccccagaagcTGCTTTACCTTCTGCCTttctgaagagggagggggtaGTGATGAATGGCTGTCACACTGAAGATGAATTCTCAGCAAGTAATTAGGACAGAGTTagagaaataagaaaacaagCTACTGAGCAAATGACTGAACATTTGGCCTGAGTTTCTTCGGTTGTAGCACTGCATATAAATGGTCCGATATCAGTCTGGCAGCCAGGCTTAGCAGCTCACTTGTTGAGGAGCTCGAAGCAGGGCTCACACACGCGCACCTCCCGCTCAATGCCAAACTTGGGGATAGTGGAGTACTTGGAGGAGCACTTCCCACAGAAGATCTGCCCACAGGCGCGACAGTGATGCTGCAACAAGAGGGTGCGTCAGtgacagacacactcacacagctgtacacacacacaggcagcttACACATTGTGACAGCTGTCAGCTACCTTTCTGGTCACGACTCCGAACTGAACCCGGCACCGATGACATTCCTCTGCGTCAACCCAGTCAGGTGCCTGGGCCGTCAAAGAGGGATAAAAATGACATGAGTGGTAAAATGTCGAGTGACATGATCCATTGCTCTACTGAGCCATCTAGGATGAACACAGCAGTGCGGCCTCACCCTTTCTGCAGCAAACATGGCATCACTCTCCTTGAACTCCGGGAACACATGACCTGAAGGTAAAGAAATGATGGGTTGAATTTTCTTCTGAAGCATAATGACAGTTTTAGCATCATTCAATCAGCTAGTCTGGGTTGTGAGCAGCAGCTGTGTTCCTCAACTCACCCTCCACCTTCATGATCTGGTAGGTATCCTGGACCACCTTGTACTTGGGCTCGTTACGGAAGGCGTGCGCCCAGGCCTGGATCAGGTAAAGGATCttgttcttgacgttgggctccgtctgtttctggaaaaaagaaaacaccaacTGCTGTTTCTTCCTGATACAGTACATGATACCAATAACAACCAAAAGGACAACAAGTATACAACAGGACAATCTTCTTATAGATGAAAAATTAAGCAAAGTCCAAAACAGTATTCACCATTTCAGAGTACAGTGCACCAAACTACAGAACTTGCACCCAAAGGATGTAAAACCAAGGTTAGACATCATCTATTACTCACAGTCCACTTAATCCCATCCAACCAAGGAAATGAACTTAAGACCCACAAtaccatttaaaaattatattgagAATACTAATTTCATGTTCTATGAGATCCTCACCAAAACTCAGTTGAGTGTTATAATGTTCACATCTTTTAAATTACATTCTTTCTATGTATATAGTACTTAAAGCATACCCTTTGGGTCTGTGGCCTATAGACAACTTAAACCTCCTCTTTACTTAACCAAAATGATGACAAGTTCTCTTTATGTTGACTTAAACTCTCACAGATTTAGCAGTCTATTAAGGTACATCCATTTTCTATTAAACACGGTAAAATCAGCCTTATCTTACCAAGATCCCATGAAAAGACTGACTTGTACAAGCCTCTACTTATGTTTTCTTCTGTGATCAAATTAAAGAACTCCCCTAGCTGGTCTGACTGAGTAATCATGTGACCCTGTGACATCACCAGGAAGTGAGGAACAAACTCGGCAGCCCTGGTCACCTGACACGGCCTAACCCAACCAGGAGGCAGTCACAGAGGTTGCCGTCGCCACATATTGTGACTGGACAAAAGCAACAGCACAATTTCTCAGCACACGTTGATAGCCAATACAGAGCAGCTGGACAGATTATTacacagaaatgtttattttcagaaatgatcaGTTCCATATCCTGTAATCCTAGTGGTCATGGTATATGTATGCAACTGACATGCCAGATTTAACTAACCATTCCTCCAGCTGAGGGAtgttttgagaaagaaaaaaaggataaaGAGGATGAATGAACCAGACGTCACCTTGAGAAGGTCCTTGAGCTCCTCCATGGTCTGCTTGTTGGCCACCTCATCATGCACTGTCTGTCCACAATTCTTCACCACTGACTCCAGCACCTGCATggcacacagacactcacaccACGCTCCACAAAACATGCTGCTGTGTATTCACTATGGCACCATTCAGAATCAGGCAAATGCAAAAGCTTGTTCATATGCAGGTGGGTAAGTGGGCTGCATAGTGATTatggctgctgccttccacttgTGGAGCACAGGtctgaatcctgctcctgctacaGCAAGAATTACCCAATTATATCAACTGGTACATCACAGTAAGTAGCTGTACatacaaagtaaacattttaaatcactaCGTTTACGTTATttcagttagcagatgcttttctccaaagcaacttccaatgaacgctatctagtgtaatcagcccacaccttattcaccaagatgacttacactgctaaatacactactcactcatccatacatcagtggaacactctctctctgtgtcactcacacactatgcatgaacatgaacagcatgtctttggactgtgggaggaaacccacgcagacatggggagaacatgcaaactccacatagactgagcgaggatcgaaaCCATGTGCTGTTGCACACTGTGATACAACAgagctacccgctgtgccaccatgccgcccccaCTATGAAGAGcaccaaataaattaataaataactgcCCAGATCTCTGACACTTCTACACAGTCGAGTCACATTATTATGACCACCAGCTAATATCCAGAGTAACCGCCGTGTGCAGCACGGACAGCAGCTAGACAGGCTGGGAGTGACTCGATAAGGTGCTGGTAGATTGTCACAGGTATCTGGAGCCATGACGACTACAGTGCATCCCACAGCTGCTGGAGGGTGCATGGCGGAGGATCCATAGAGCGAACACGACAATCGAGGTggtcccacagatgctcaattgggttcaagtccggGGAATTAGGGGGCCAGGGAAGTACTTGGAAGTCTTGGTCGTGCTCTTCCAGCCACTGTCGGACATTTCAGAAATACTGCCACCCTTGGCCCGAAAGCCAATAATCATCCGTTTTTGCAACTCTGATAAATCGCCCCTTTTACCCAGGACAGCAACAAGTAATATGTGGGCAGACGGCCTATCGCACACCTTATATACCCAAGCCAGCTCGCGACACGTGACATACTTCATGGGCTACGCGCTGCCGACGTCAAATGCAGGAGGTGGTCATAATAATGTAACTCAACCGTGTATATGACAACTTAAACCCTACAGGAAGTAACAAATCTCCAACAGATTATATATTTAGAGTGCACTGATCATTAACATCAGCAATTTAACCCCTTTAACATCTTTGAGGTGAACACACTAATCCAGATTTAGACCCTCCTATGTCCTTTTCATACTAACACATCTGCTACTGTGACTGAACTCACCTCCAGGGCGTACAGAGCCACATGGGGGTTCTTATCATTGAGCTTCTTCTTGATGGCACCGATGGCATACTTTGCCCTAGCGAGACAATAGGTGATAGTGGTCATCTCACTAAGTGATAAAGGTTAAAGGTGAACTGAGGAATGTGCAGAACTCACTGGGCATCCCCTTGCCGGATGAGATCACAGATCTGCAGGATCGACTCCCAGTCTGTCTCCAACAGCAGTTGACTAGTGGCTTTATCTGTAGGACAGAGTTGTCACATTTGATCAGTGGCACATGCCAAGGCTATAGAAATCCCACGCGCAGACAACATATAGTTAAATACAACCATATGTGGTAAATATCAGGCATCAATCAAAACCAGCCAGCCTTCATGTAAAAGACAGTTGGAGAAACTTATTGAAAATACatctaaattacttttaatagcAGTGGGACCCTTACAAGTTCAACAGTTCTTTATTTAAACTGTACTGatacttcatttacatttattgatttaactgacagttttctccaaagtgacttacaatgttaagctacctatagttatttaacaatttatacagctgagtaattttactagagcaacttaaggtaagttccttgttcaagggtactacatctggatgtaggatttgaacctgcgatttttgggtccagaggcagcaactcaaaccactacgccaccagctgtcctcactCAAAATTTCAACGCCCTTCCTGCCTTCACTCAAATAAGTTCTCAAAGCTACTATTATAAGATCAAAAGTTAAGGTTACTACACCGTTACTTTGTTTTGGATATTAATGtgcatttggaaaaataaaccttCGCATACtatacattattaatattgaTGCACACGTCTTGGTGGGACATGGTTCTGTCTCAATACAGCTCAAAGGAAAAGTCTCCGCTTCACCAGTGGAAGTCAAACATTTTCATAGACAAATCACATAATGCAAATCCTCTGCATCATCAGCAGCACCTGGAAACTGGAAAAGAGCCAACGGACAAAGACACATGATGAAAACCTAACAACTCTGCTGGTGAACATGGAGACATAGTGATTAAAACCCAGAAGGATAACCATGATACTTTTATGGAAAACTTGATGTGAGCAATTTAGGGATCATAGAAAAAGCGacaggaggaaacagaggtAAGTAACGGTAGTTTGGATCACGGGTGGAGAAATTCATTCACTCAAAGGTATCTGCACGTGGCGTGGTGGTGATTGGAGTTGCaaccagaaggttgttggtttatACCCCACTCAAGATTACTCTTATAACTGTTTCATCAAGCTATTACACTGAACACAGCAAAAATACTCTAAACGGATCAAACGCTGAGTGAAAGTACATAAATATCCAAACTCAGAAACTACAACCGGGACGACGACGTAGACGGCGGTTATTCAATTCATGAGCTCACGTCACGAGGAGAGATATTATACATGTTTATGACATGATGTGTGTAAATTAACAAACTGCCACTGTGAGCAAGACAATGTGTTCCAAATATTATATTCCATGTGACTGCGACTGTAACAACCGTGTTCACAGAGTTTAAACAGCAACGGTTTGCTGTTTGAAACACAAGCAAAACAGCAGTCTGACACGACTACTTTATATAAGTCTTATGGGACTGTGCTGGTGAACATCCACCAAACACAAGGCCTGTGACAGGCCTACGGCCGACATTTCATTTGATCTGTGTAAGTTAAGTACACCGACCGGCGACACACAGCTCAACAACAACTCGtctcaacaacacacacagcaaaaattaaacacGTTCAAACGttataaacactttttttctgacTGACAACACAATATTAAACACGAAAATAGGCAAACCATACCGAGAAGCCTTTCAAATGTGCCCCTTCCTTTGCCCATCACTGCTGCTACCCGCGCCGCTGTTGTTGTTGAATGTGTTACCTTGGCTAACCACACGCAATGTTTGGATTTCCAGCACTATCGCACTCCGGAATCAGTTTCCGGTCTGACTTCCTATTTCCGGTACCATAGAGGCCTATAATCCTTTCGTTAAAgccacacatttattttttttaacaacatcTTCTGAGGCTGGCACCGTCTGGTGGCTGAGTGTCGCTGAAGCTGTTACAAGTCCAAGGACGTGGTTTTTCAATCAAGGACAATCATCACAGCATAACACCATCATTTATGATAATAACAAGTCCGAGcacaaaaaaacttttaaagttTCAAAAAAAGATAACAGGCAATAGAAAGACACATAGACATAAGACTTTAAacttaaaatttgaaaaataaagcttATGATAGAAAGTTGCTGAAAGGCAAATATCACGAGGAATGACTTTACTATTCCTTTATGGCAAGCGATTCTCCCAAATCGCTCTCCATAGAGGCTTTATTATTGTCAGGAGTCATTGAAGTAATTCATCTTAACCGCCCCATTgggtaattaataataaacaagcAACTTCTCAAACAAGAAGAATATTATGTTTGCCCAGTGCAGGATCACCGTGGTCttgagcctatcctagaagcacagggcattAAGCAGGGTACACAGGAGATGTGACACAGGGCAATCGTGCactttcattcactcacatataaacacattaaAGGCAACTGACTCTCAATAGTTCACCtgaagaatgtctttggactacaggaggaaaccagagcacctgcaggaaacttCTGGAAACATGTgtagagcatgcaaactccacacaaactgtgcCTGGTTCCAACATAACCCATATTTAAAGATGTCCACAGCAGTTGTGATATTCTGGACTTTGTTTTGAATTAGAATTTCTTTATGTTTAAACGATCCGGTGGGAATTTTGCATGTccgtttttaaaaattttgaacCTTCTGTGTAACGGGAACAATTATTTTTAGCATTTAAATTAACTGAGAGTAACTGAGTTGTTTAACAAATATTCACCTTAGAATTTATGTAAGGTAAAGCTATGTTTTTAACCTTTGTCAGGTAGAagttgcaaattagcatcagctggTACAGATGTTTCCTAATGCTAGTATTAACTGGGCCTTGAGAGGATCTCTGAATGACTAATATTCCATTTTACTTCATGTCAACAACATAATGTTACTCACAGACACAAACTGATACTGTTCAAGATTTCAAAAGAACCATGTAGTCTGAGTTCAGATGTTGTGTATTTACTGTAGCATATCTGTATTTGTACTGTGGAAATAGTAAAAAGAAGGAGTGTAAACAAATTTCTGCCCGTCAGTGACTCTCACCTTCCGCACGCCACTCTGACTAAACAGAGGTGGACCTTCATCAACACACTGGTATAGTTATGATATTCCAATGAGTGTTAGTCAAGGTAATTTCTGCCAGCAGCCATTAGGCTCTATAATGAGTTTTGTTCCTGTGCTGTCAGTagctttttaatatgttttttgcttgctttttatTCCACTAATTTGCGTCATGTCTTTGTTGTGTGTATGGTGCTGTAGCCTTGCGCAGTTTTCTTCAAGATTAGTCTATCTAATACAGTATTAAGAAATATTGTCAAGTTTCTATGACACTATGGTTTAGCATGGTGGAAACAGTGCTTGCAGCGCTAGACACAGTGTGGATGGCCCTGTTGTGTTTTgctctgagttttttttataattccCATCAGCCCTTTTACGCCCCTGTCCTTACGTTCTGCATGAGTCACTATCTGGCACTTGAGACACAGATGGCCATTGTAGCAAATGTTGGTGTTTAGTAGCAGCGAGTGGCCGTGCTGGTGTTCCCAGTGCCAGCCCCTTTGTATGCGCTAACTAGCTTGGATACAACAAGCAGGAGAGAAGGAAGGATTCTCAAGAGGATCAAAAGATTCAGTGTAACAAAAAGTCCCACATGTGATATTGCTGTCATA harbors:
- the LOC108935706 gene encoding hepatocyte growth factor-regulated tyrosine kinase substrate-like isoform X2 — translated: MGKGRGTFERLLDKATSQLLLETDWESILQICDLIRQGDAQAKYAIGAIKKKLNDKNPHVALYALEVLESVVKNCGQTVHDEVANKQTMEELKDLLKKQTEPNVKNKILYLIQAWAHAFRNEPKYKVVQDTYQIMKVEGHVFPEFKESDAMFAAERAPDWVDAEECHRCRVQFGVVTRKHHCRACGQIFCGKCSSKYSTIPKFGIEREVRVCEPCFELLNKKAEGKAASGGPSELPPEYLTSPLSQQSQMPPKRDEAALQEEEELQLAIALSQSEAEEKERMRQKTSYGAYPKAEPTPVSSAPPASTLYSSSVTSSAPSAEDVDPELARYLNRTYWEKKQEEVCKSPTPSAPAPVSVAEPLPISQPVESHLPVQPVSIVEQYQNGESEENHEQFLKALQNAVTTFLNRMKSNHMRGRSITNDSAVLSLFQSINSMHPQLLELLNQLDEKRLYYEGLQDKLAQVRDARAALNALRDEHREKLRQAAEEAERQRQIQLAHKLEIMRQKKQEYLEMQRQLAIQRLQEQEKERQLRLEQQKHTIQMRAQMPAFPLPYAQMQSLPPNMPGGVVYQATGPPSYPATFSPSGSVEGSPMHTVYMNQPGQAGGSTPYQAMPVSATDPNMVNAYMYQTAASAGQAAPPAQAPPTSNPTYSTYQPTPTQGYQNVASQAQGMAPMSQAVPTNGMGYMGYQPYSMQSMMSALPAQDPAIPPQQPYLPGQQSLYQQMMPPGGPQHQPQPPQPQQPQAPTGSAEAQLISFD
- the LOC108935706 gene encoding hepatocyte growth factor-regulated tyrosine kinase substrate-like isoform X1, producing MGKGRGTFERLLDKATSQLLLETDWESILQICDLIRQGDAQAKYAIGAIKKKLNDKNPHVALYALEVLESVVKNCGQTVHDEVANKQTMEELKDLLKKQTEPNVKNKILYLIQAWAHAFRNEPKYKVVQDTYQIMKVEGHVFPEFKESDAMFAAERAPDWVDAEECHRCRVQFGVVTRKHHCRACGQIFCGKCSSKYSTIPKFGIEREVRVCEPCFELLNKKAEGKAASGGPSELPPEYLTSPLSQQSQMPPKRDEAALQEEEELQLAIALSQSEAEEKERMRQKTSYGAYPKAEPTPVSSAPPASTLYSSSVTSSAPSAEDVDPELARYLNRTYWEKKQEEVCKSPTPSAPAPVSVAEPLPISQPVESHLPVQPVSIVEQQYQNGESEENHEQFLKALQNAVTTFLNRMKSNHMRGRSITNDSAVLSLFQSINSMHPQLLELLNQLDEKRLYYEGLQDKLAQVRDARAALNALRDEHREKLRQAAEEAERQRQIQLAHKLEIMRQKKQEYLEMQRQLAIQRLQEQEKERQLRLEQQKHTIQMRAQMPAFPLPYAQMQSLPPNMPGGVVYQATGPPSYPATFSPSGSVEGSPMHTVYMNQPGQAGGSTPYQAMPVSATDPNMVNAYMYQTAASAGQAAPPAQAPPTSNPTYSTYQPTPTQGYQNVASQAQGMAPMSQAVPTNGMGYMGYQPYSMQSMMSALPAQDPAIPPQQPYLPGQQSLYQQMMPPGGPQHQPQPPQPQQPQAPTGSAEAQLISFD
- the LOC108935706 gene encoding hepatocyte growth factor-regulated tyrosine kinase substrate-like isoform X3 → MEELKDLLKKQTEPNVKNKILYLIQAWAHAFRNEPKYKVVQDTYQIMKVEGHVFPEFKESDAMFAAERAPDWVDAEECHRCRVQFGVVTRKHHCRACGQIFCGKCSSKYSTIPKFGIEREVRVCEPCFELLNKKAEGKAASGGPSELPPEYLTSPLSQQSQMPPKRDEAALQEEEELQLAIALSQSEAEEKERMRQKTSYGAYPKAEPTPVSSAPPASTLYSSSVTSSAPSAEDVDPELARYLNRTYWEKKQEEVCKSPTPSAPAPVSVAEPLPISQPVESHLPVQPVSIVEQQYQNGESEENHEQFLKALQNAVTTFLNRMKSNHMRGRSITNDSAVLSLFQSINSMHPQLLELLNQLDEKRLYYEGLQDKLAQVRDARAALNALRDEHREKLRQAAEEAERQRQIQLAHKLEIMRQKKQEYLEMQRQLAIQRLQEQEKERQLRLEQQKHTIQMRAQMPAFPLPYAQMQSLPPNMPGGVVYQATGPPSYPATFSPSGSVEGSPMHTVYMNQPGQAGGSTPYQAMPVSATDPNMVNAYMYQTAASAGQAAPPAQAPPTSNPTYSTYQPTPTQGYQNVASQAQGMAPMSQAVPTNGMGYMGYQPYSMQSMMSALPAQDPAIPPQQPYLPGQQSLYQQMMPPGGPQHQPQPPQPQQPQAPTGSAEAQLISFD
- the LOC108935706 gene encoding hepatocyte growth factor-regulated tyrosine kinase substrate-like isoform X4; amino-acid sequence: MKVEGHVFPEFKESDAMFAAERAPDWVDAEECHRCRVQFGVVTRKHHCRACGQIFCGKCSSKYSTIPKFGIEREVRVCEPCFELLNKKAEGKAASGGPSELPPEYLTSPLSQQSQMPPKRDEAALQEEEELQLAIALSQSEAEEKERMRQKTSYGAYPKAEPTPVSSAPPASTLYSSSVTSSAPSAEDVDPELARYLNRTYWEKKQEEVCKSPTPSAPAPVSVAEPLPISQPVESHLPVQPVSIVEQQYQNGESEENHEQFLKALQNAVTTFLNRMKSNHMRGRSITNDSAVLSLFQSINSMHPQLLELLNQLDEKRLYYEGLQDKLAQVRDARAALNALRDEHREKLRQAAEEAERQRQIQLAHKLEIMRQKKQEYLEMQRQLAIQRLQEQEKERQLRLEQQKHTIQMRAQMPAFPLPYAQMQSLPPNMPGGVVYQATGPPSYPATFSPSGSVEGSPMHTVYMNQPGQAGGSTPYQAMPVSATDPNMVNAYMYQTAASAGQAAPPAQAPPTSNPTYSTYQPTPTQGYQNVASQAQGMAPMSQAVPTNGMGYMGYQPYSMQSMMSALPAQDPAIPPQQPYLPGQQSLYQQMMPPGGPQHQPQPPQPQQPQAPTGSAEAQLISFD